A genomic stretch from Algoriphagus halophilus includes:
- a CDS encoding NAD-dependent epimerase/dehydratase family protein yields the protein MYNVIITGSTGMIGKGVLLACLNSEEIQEVLLINRSSVGMESPKIKELLLQDFTQVHEYSEQLKGYDACFHCMGVSAVGISEDKYHQLTFGVSKSLADTLFELNPDLVFCYVSGTGTDSSEKGRIMWARVKGKTENYILSLGFKKAYMFRPGFVLPEDGIKSKTKLYNTIYVLLTPFYSWIKNSKNVTTTRKIGKAMVHALTKEFSKSLLENKDINKLAE from the coding sequence ATGTACAACGTCATCATCACAGGATCCACGGGAATGATCGGAAAAGGAGTCCTTCTGGCCTGTTTGAACAGTGAGGAGATACAGGAGGTGCTATTGATTAACAGAAGTTCAGTTGGGATGGAGTCTCCAAAAATCAAAGAATTACTACTACAGGACTTTACTCAAGTCCACGAATATTCAGAACAATTAAAAGGCTACGATGCCTGCTTCCACTGCATGGGTGTATCCGCAGTAGGCATATCAGAAGATAAATACCACCAATTGACTTTTGGGGTTTCCAAATCCTTAGCTGACACCCTTTTTGAGTTAAATCCTGATCTTGTTTTCTGCTATGTTTCTGGCACAGGAACGGACTCTTCTGAAAAAGGGCGCATTATGTGGGCAAGGGTCAAAGGGAAAACTGAGAATTATATTTTATCTCTCGGGTTTAAAAAAGCCTATATGTTTAGACCTGGCTTTGTTTTACCAGAAGATGGTATCAAGTCAAAAACCAAACTCTACAATACCATCTATGTGTTATTGACTCCTTTTTATTCCTGGATAAAGAATTCCAAAAACGTAACCACTACCAGAAAGATTGGAAAGGCCATGGTCCATGCCCTAACCAAAGAATTTTCCAAATCCCTCTTAGAAAACAAGGACATCAACAAACTTGCTGAATAA
- a CDS encoding DUF1801 domain-containing protein: MHEVLEQFYLNQSEPNKSCFMALRSIILDLDKDVTETVKYGMPCFCYQKKMFCYLWTDKKTSLPYLLFVEGNFLHHPKLEKGTRSRMKTFTVDPKEDLPLQTIHLLLTDALALYKSGKIKIK; this comes from the coding sequence ATGCATGAAGTGCTAGAACAATTTTATTTGAACCAATCAGAACCCAACAAAAGTTGTTTTATGGCTTTGCGTAGCATCATTCTAGATTTGGATAAGGATGTGACAGAAACCGTAAAATATGGGATGCCTTGTTTTTGCTATCAAAAAAAGATGTTTTGCTATTTATGGACAGATAAAAAGACGAGCCTTCCCTATTTGCTCTTTGTGGAAGGAAATTTTCTCCACCATCCAAAATTAGAGAAAGGCACTCGATCAAGAATGAAGACCTTCACGGTAGATCCCAAAGAAGATTTACCCTTGCAAACAATTCATCTGTTATTGACAGATGCATTAGCTTTATATAAGTCTGGAAAAATAAAAATCAAATAG
- a CDS encoding GNAT family N-acetyltransferase: protein MIHIHRTDSSNPNFQELVRKLDTYLARIDGEENAFYAQYNKIDLLKHAVVILESEIPVACGAIKELDADSMEVKRMYTDVSARGKGYAKSILSELEKWAKELGYKFCVLETGKRQPDAIALYQSSGYQLIPNYGQYQGIENSVCFQKML from the coding sequence ATGATCCACATTCACCGGACTGACTCCTCCAACCCTAACTTCCAAGAATTAGTCCGAAAATTAGATACCTACTTAGCCCGAATCGATGGAGAGGAAAATGCATTTTATGCCCAGTACAATAAAATAGACTTGCTTAAACATGCGGTCGTGATTTTAGAAAGTGAAATTCCCGTAGCATGCGGGGCCATCAAAGAATTGGACGCTGATTCCATGGAGGTAAAGCGAATGTATACTGATGTTTCCGCGAGAGGGAAAGGATATGCAAAAAGTATCCTTTCTGAATTGGAAAAATGGGCAAAAGAGTTGGGATATAAATTCTGCGTATTGGAAACAGGAAAGCGTCAACCAGATGCAATTGCACTTTATCAATCTTCCGGATACCAACTCATTCCGAATTATGGTCAATATCAAGGGATTGAAAACAGTGTCTGTTTTCAAAAAATGCTATAA